In the Salvelinus namaycush isolate Seneca unplaced genomic scaffold, SaNama_1.0 Scaffold2545, whole genome shotgun sequence genome, tGCTCCCAGTTGGTGCGACTGagactttagtgtgtgtgtgtgtgtgtgtgtgtgtgtgtgtgtgtgtgtgtgtgtgtgtgtgtgtgtgtgtgtgtgtgtgtgtgtgtgtgtgtgtgtgtgtgtgtgtgtttccccagACTGTGAACCAGAGGAGCTAGAGGACTGGGCAGTGAAGGCCAGTTGTTCCTTCTGCAGCCTGCTGATCAATGTAAGTTCAACTTCATGATACAAACGCACTGCTATTTTCTGTCTTGATTTACTTCCAGCTGTCACGGAAACGCTTTCAGTTAGTTCCAGCTCTCACGGAAACGCTTTCAGTTACTTCCAGCTCTCACGGAAACGCTTTCAGTTAGTTCCAGCTCTCACGGAAACGCTTTCAGTTACTTCCAGCTGTCACGGAAACGCTTTCAGTTAGTTCCAGCTCTCACGGAAACGCTTTCAGTTAGTTCCAGCTCTCACGGAAACGCTTTCAGTTAGTTCCAGCTCTCATGGAAACGCTTTCAGTTAGTTCCAGCTCTCACGGAAACGCTTTCAGTTTAGTTCCAGCTCTCACGGAAACGCTTTCAGTTTAGTTCCAGCTCTCACGGAAACGCTTTCAGTTAGTTCCAGCTCTCATGGAAACGCTTTCAGTTTAGTTCCAGCTCTCACGGAAACGCTTTCAGTTAGTTCCAGCTCTCACGGAAACGCTTTCAGTTAGTTCCAGCTCTCACGGAAACGCTTTCAGTTAGTTCCAGCTCTCACGGAAACGCTTTCAGTTAGTTCCAGCTCTCACGGAAACGCTTTCAGTTAGTTCCAGCTCTCACGGAAACGCTTTCAGTTTAGTTCCAGCTCTCACGGAAACGCTTTCAGTTAGTTCCAGCTCTCACGGAAACGCTTTCAGTTTAGTTCCAGCTCTCACGGAAACGCTTTCAGTTAGTTCCAGCTCTCACGGAAACGCTTTCAGTTAGTTCCAGCTCTCATGGAAACGCTTTCAGTTTAGTTCCAGCTCTCACGGAAACGCTTTCAGTTAGTTCCAGCTCTCACGGAAACGCTTTCAGTTAGTTCCAGCTCTCACGGAAACGCTTTCAGTTtagttccagctctcacagaAACGCTTCAGTTTAGTTCTCATGGAAACGCTTCAGTTAGTTCTCATGGAAACGCTTCAGTTAGTTCCAGTTCTCATGGAAACGCTTCAGTTTAGTTCTCATGGAAACGCTTCAGTTAGTTCTCATGGAAACGCTTCAGTTAGTTCCAGTTCTCATGGAAACGCTTCAGTTTAGTTCTCATGGAAACGCTTCAGTTAGTTCTCATGGAAACGCTTCAGTTTAGTTCTCATGGAAACGCTTCAGTTTAGTTCATTTATATCAGATTTACTGGGTTTCTCTGTCAGTCACTGAATGTTTGGAGCTGTCGTCGTCCAGGTGACGTTGGTTGTGTTCCGCTGCTCAGACGTTGcgtgcatcaaccaatggttacgtgccacgtcatcgactgCGCATCATGGATTTATATGATGTTGTTAGCTGATACATAAAATATGGATCCAgacgttgtaagatctggcaggcGTCAGCGCCGTCTGGGCAGAGGAACGCGCCCTACGCCGTCTGGTGTGGCTTGTATGTGTTGTTATGACATTGTCTCTTCCTCTTCTAATAGGACCATGTCCCAGTGGCCGCCTCCCCCCTGCCCTCCCCCTCAGACGACACGCCCTCCCAAGCCCCTTCCCTCTCGGACAGCAGCCTATCAGCTCACAGGTTCCTCCACGCTGTGTTCCATAAGAAAGGTGAGTCCCCGTCCAACCAGAACAGAGACGATGGCTGGCATTTACACTCTAATGCTAACAACGCCACGTAGCATCGTTGGCTACCTGGTTCATACATGCTAGAGAAATGTACGTAGACAGTGTATATACCTGTGATTGATTGTCTGTCCATGCCAGAGCTGGCGTCCAGCGGAGACCCTAACGTTCCTCTGGTGGCCCAGGAACTGATGAGGAGGATGGTCAGGCAGTTCGCTATGGAGTACGCCTCCAAGACACACCTTACCACCTCTACCATCACAGGCTCCCAGCGGTCTGACCTCGACACACCGCTAGACCTCACTGTGACACGGAACCAGGAGGAGGAACCCACAACAGGTAGAGAACCCGACAGGACTTAGAACCCACACCAGGTAGAGAACCCAACAGGACTTAGAACCAAAAGGACTTATAACCAATACCAGGTAGAGAACCCAACAGGACTTAGAACCAATACCAGGTAGGGAACCCAAAATGACTTATAACCAATACCAGGTAGAGAACCCAACAGGACTTAGAACCCAATACCAGGTAGAGAACCCAACAGGACTTAGAATCCAATACCAGGTAGAGAACCCAACAGGACTTAGAACCAACACCAGGTAGAGAACCCAACAGGACTTAGAACCCAATACCAGGTAGAGAACCCAACAGGACTTAGAATCCAATACCAGGTAGAGAACCCAACAGGACTTAGAACCCAATACCAGGTAGAGAACCCAACAGGACTTAGAACCCAATACCAGGTAGAGAACCCAACAGGACTTAGAACCCAATACCGGGTAGAGAACCCAACAGGACTTAGAACCAATACCAGGTAGGGAACCCAACAGGACTTAGAACCAATACCAGGTAGGGAACCCAACAGGACTTAGAACCAATACCAGGTAGGGAACCCAACAGGACTTAGAACCAATACCAGGTAGGGAACCCAACAGGACTTAGAACCCAATACCAGGTAGAGAACCCAACAGGACTTAGAATCCAATACCAGGTAGAGAACCCAACAGGACTTAGAACCAACACCAGGTAGAGAACCCAACAGGACTTAGAACCCAATACCAGGTAGAGAACCCAACAGGACTTAGAATCCAATACCAGGTAGAGAACCCAACAGGACTTAGAACCCAATACCAGGTAGAGAACCCAACAGGACTTAGAACCCAATACCGGGTAGAGAACCCAACAGGACTTAGAACCCAATACCGGGTAGAGAACCCAACAGGACTTAGAACCAATACCAGGTAGGGAACCCAACAGGACTTAGAACCAATACCAGGTAGGGAACCCAACAGGACTTAGAACCAATACCAGGTAGGGAACCCAACAGGACTTAGAACCAATACCAGGTAGGGAACCCAACAGGACTTAGAACCCAATACCAGGTAGAGAACCCAACAGGACCTAGAGCCACACATCTCTGACTAGTTGTCTGGCCTCTGACTAGTTGTGTGACCACTGACTAGTTGTCTGACCACTGACTAGTTGTGTGACCTCTGACTAGTTGTCTGACCACTGACTAGTTGTCTGGCCTCTGACTAGTTGTCTGACCACTGACTAGTTGTCTGACCACTGACTAGTTGTCTGACCACTGACTAGTTGTGTGACCTCTGACTAGTTGTCTGACCACTGACTAGTTGTCTGACCACTGACTAGTTGCCTGACCACTGACTAGTTGTCTGACCACTGACTAGTTGTCTGACCACTGACTAGTTGTCTGACCACTGACTAGTTGTCTGAACTCTGACTAGTTGTGTGAACTCTGACTAGTTGTGTGAACTCTGACTAGTTGTCTGACCACTGACTAGTTGTCTGGCCTCTGACTAGTTGTCTGGCCTCTGACTAGTTGCGTGACCTTTAACTAGTTGTCTGACCTCTAACTAGTTGTCTGACCTCTAACTAGTTGTCTGATTCCTCCCGTAGCGGACAGTGTGCTCGACCTCTCCAAGCGGAACTCTGCCAGCTCCGCCTCCACGTCACCCACCATTCACAAAGCCTCAGGGTGAGTGTCTCTCCTCTCATTGGTCCATAATGTCCATACTAGCACGCTACTTAGTATGCATAGCCAATAGATGCCGTCGTTACTATTTACCATGCCTTGACAATACAATACTTCACTTTTAAGTACCATACTATTTAGCTTGTacggcagggggggggggggggggtctgtaccTCAGCTATTCAGACTGACACACAGAAACAAGTGGAACtagttactggggggggggggggtctgtaacCTCAGCTATTCAGACTGACACACAGAAACAAGTGGAACTAGTTACtggggggggggtctgtaacCTCAGCTATTCAGACTGACACACAGAAACAAGTGGAACtagttactgggggggggggggtctgtaacCTCAGCTATTCAGACTGACACACAGAACAAGTG is a window encoding:
- the LOC120039114 gene encoding ligand-dependent nuclear receptor corepressor-like protein — protein: MAAQCRSSKCTVERKGFRRELDTWRHKLINCVGFESILEGIYGPLLLRDLNIFDDCEPEELEDWAVKASCSFCSLLINDHVPVAASPLPSPSDDTPSQAPSLSDSSLSAHRFLHAVFHKKELASSGDPNVPLVAQELMRRMVRQFAMEYASKTHLTTSTITGSQRSDLDTPLDLTVTRNQEEEPTTADSVLDLSKRNSASSASTSPTIHKASG